From Senegalia massiliensis, the proteins below share one genomic window:
- a CDS encoding phosphatase PAP2 family protein, which produces MPNNDYEIKSSIFPIILLVIGFLVAGMLFLGFSEIAGEVIEREVKNFDSRIIDFFTSNSSDFLDDFFTTITELGSVWFLAALTIIISGIFFIKNKDKLNILFLIISVAGGGLLIKLLKNIFKRERPSIIPEIDAIGYSFPSGHAMGSIIFYGFLIYLVIKSKFSKKFKWIFSIIFTITFILIGTSRIYLGAHFPSDVIAGQLSGAFWLIICIVSLEWIKWHIRHNIRPVDNIRKIFK; this is translated from the coding sequence TTGCCAAATAATGATTATGAAATAAAAAGTTCAATTTTTCCAATTATACTTTTAGTAATTGGATTTTTAGTAGCAGGAATGCTTTTTTTAGGATTCTCAGAAATTGCAGGTGAAGTTATTGAAAGAGAAGTAAAAAATTTTGATAGTAGAATCATAGATTTCTTTACATCAAATTCTTCTGATTTTCTAGATGACTTTTTCACCACCATAACTGAATTAGGATCAGTTTGGTTTTTAGCTGCTTTAACTATAATTATATCTGGAATATTTTTTATTAAAAATAAAGATAAATTAAATATTCTATTCCTTATAATTTCTGTAGCAGGTGGAGGACTTTTAATAAAATTACTTAAAAATATATTTAAGAGAGAAAGACCTTCAATCATACCTGAAATAGATGCTATAGGTTATAGTTTCCCAAGTGGACATGCAATGGGCTCAATAATTTTTTATGGGTTTTTAATTTATTTAGTTATTAAAAGTAAATTCTCTAAAAAGTTCAAATGGATTTTTTCTATAATATTTACTATTACTTTTATTCTTATAGGTACTAGTCGAATTTACCTAGGAGCACATTTCCCTTCTGACGTAATTGCTGGTCAGCTTTCAGGGGCTTTTTGGTTAATTATATGTATAGTATCACTTGAATGGATAAAATGGCATATAAGACATAATATAAGGCCAGTGGATAATATTCGTAAAATATTTAAATAA
- a CDS encoding helix-turn-helix domain-containing protein — translation MTTGEKIKSLRKELKLTQSELAGKEMTKSMLSQIENNNAMPSMKNLKYLANKLGKPISYFLDENTLNENIPIEEIKTKIKIADEYMRNRENKKVIEVLDDILNNYDINKNSKLYADILYKNGASQVNLMNFEVSDKYLKKAVEIYNQHNLYSYAAKAYMEFFGRYWNEQNYNKCLNILTEAYELYMNSTTEDITFHLEYLSNKSLILSSMGRINESFKPIDDAINLSKETNVYYNTGELYRLKGNLNRVMENYENVLHYFKKAKLFAQFTDNELDLAILELNFSVYYTDINEPMKALEYLKRAREMFKNTPHYPKHLFHNQLAIVYYMLEDYQKAYDEINKSTFPELLFHKVDYVNMWLGKVYKGMILYKLGDKNQAIESINKGIEMMSKVGNSKYLSFAYKELSNIYSEIDDYKNAFKSLKKSEQILKSLNGNPF, via the coding sequence ATGACTACTGGAGAAAAGATTAAATCCTTAAGAAAAGAATTAAAACTCACACAGTCTGAACTTGCTGGTAAGGAAATGACTAAAAGTATGTTAAGTCAAATAGAAAATAATAATGCAATGCCATCAATGAAAAATTTAAAATATCTTGCTAATAAATTAGGTAAACCAATTTCATATTTTTTAGATGAGAATACTTTAAACGAAAACATCCCAATAGAAGAAATTAAAACTAAAATAAAAATAGCTGATGAATATATGAGAAACAGAGAAAATAAAAAAGTTATAGAAGTATTAGATGATATTTTAAATAATTATGATATAAATAAAAATAGTAAATTATATGCAGATATTTTATATAAAAACGGAGCAAGTCAAGTTAATTTAATGAATTTTGAAGTATCAGATAAATATTTAAAAAAAGCAGTGGAAATATATAACCAACATAATTTATATTCTTATGCTGCTAAAGCTTATATGGAATTTTTTGGACGTTATTGGAACGAACAAAACTATAATAAATGTTTAAATATATTAACTGAAGCTTATGAATTATATATGAATTCCACTACAGAGGACATTACTTTTCATTTAGAATATTTATCTAATAAATCTTTAATATTATCTTCTATGGGTAGGATAAATGAATCTTTTAAACCTATTGATGATGCAATAAATTTATCCAAAGAAACTAATGTCTATTATAATACAGGTGAATTATATAGACTAAAAGGTAATTTAAATAGAGTTATGGAAAATTATGAAAATGTATTACATTATTTTAAAAAAGCAAAATTATTTGCTCAATTTACTGATAATGAATTAGATTTAGCTATATTAGAACTTAACTTTAGTGTCTATTATACAGATATCAATGAACCTATGAAAGCCTTAGAATATTTAAAAAGAGCTAGAGAAATGTTTAAAAATACTCCTCACTATCCTAAACATCTATTTCATAATCAATTAGCAATTGTATATTATATGTTAGAAGACTATCAAAAAGCTTATGATGAAATTAATAAAAGTACTTTCCCAGAATTACTCTTTCATAAAGTAGACTATGTAAATATGTGGTTGGGAAAAGTTTATAAAGGCATGATATTATATAAACTTGGTGATAAAAACCAGGCAATTGAATCAATTAATAAAGGAATAGAAATGATGAGTAAAGTGGGAAATTCTAAATATTTATCTTTTGCATACAAAGAATTAAGTAATATATATTCTGAAATTGACGATTATAAAAATGCATTTAAATCTTTAAAGAAATCAGAACAAATACTAAAAAGCTTAAATGGAAATCCTTTCTAA
- a CDS encoding patatin-like phospholipase family protein: protein MNGVYLQGGGAKGAFQAGVIYGLKERGIKFNIISGTSIGSINGYYIYTDNIEKLKQTWLSIDKKEIDDQVIKDKVIENKVFIEKLSKLKGRNEDVKDFYVNYINIKNGVPNHVVKNISNITKKEALDTIKYSSLLPYIGPINTQLNEAIKNFNSSIIFEQFKEELKKGSYDGYNLDGGILNNNFLECFIKNKVDRIFIIQFKKGYQIPEYLFEYYDKEDIMVIEPTIEFEPGDTLRFEEKFCESHFNEGYNIAKNIE, encoded by the coding sequence ATGAATGGAGTTTATTTACAAGGCGGAGGGGCAAAAGGTGCTTTTCAAGCTGGAGTAATTTATGGATTAAAGGAAAGAGGTATAAAATTTAATATAATTTCTGGAACTTCCATAGGATCAATTAATGGATATTACATATATACAGACAATATAGAAAAGTTAAAACAAACATGGCTTTCTATAGATAAAAAAGAAATAGATGACCAAGTGATAAAAGATAAGGTGATTGAAAATAAAGTATTCATAGAAAAGCTTAGTAAACTTAAAGGTAGAAATGAAGATGTAAAAGACTTTTATGTGAATTATATAAATATAAAAAATGGTGTACCTAATCATGTGGTTAAAAACATATCAAACATCACTAAAAAAGAAGCTTTAGATACTATAAAATATAGTTCTCTTCTTCCATATATAGGTCCAATTAATACACAGCTTAATGAAGCAATTAAAAACTTTAACTCAAGTATAATTTTTGAACAATTTAAAGAAGAACTAAAAAAAGGTAGCTATGATGGGTACAATTTAGATGGTGGTATATTAAATAACAATTTTTTAGAATGTTTTATTAAAAATAAGGTAGATAGAATATTTATAATACAATTTAAAAAAGGTTATCAGATTCCAGAGTATCTGTTTGAGTATTATGATAAAGAGGACATTATGGTAATAGAACCAACTATAGAGTTTGAACCAGGAGATACATTGAGATTTGAAGAGAAATTTTGTGAGTCTCATTTTAATGAAGGCTATAATATAGCAAAAAATATTGAATAA
- a CDS encoding FMN-binding protein has protein sequence MSKKKFLSLGLALLVSASLLAGCGSDDKEEEETSTGTEQEQEETTDEETSSGDASYEDGVYFAQEDSFSEESGWKYVTTIKVEDGKIVEAEWNGAHKDGGTDKVTRSESGEYGMVEHGGAQAPWAEQAEKAEAYLIEKQDPTAIEYSNDEGATDAISGVSIKVKSFFDLAEKALKSDPVGEGQYKDGNYTAEEEDFSEESGWKATANLTVINGYIVAADWDAVSKDAPKDDDGNEKTKDQVSADGEYGMVENGGAQASWVEQADKVEAYLIEKQDPTAIEYSNDEGATDAISGVSIKVKSFFELAEKALESAK, from the coding sequence ATGTCTAAAAAGAAATTTTTATCACTAGGTCTTGCTTTATTAGTATCTGCTAGTTTATTAGCTGGATGTGGAAGTGACGATAAAGAGGAAGAAGAAACTTCAACAGGTACAGAACAAGAGCAAGAAGAAACAACAGATGAAGAAACTTCATCAGGTGATGCAAGTTATGAAGATGGTGTTTACTTTGCTCAAGAAGATAGTTTTTCTGAGGAAAGTGGCTGGAAATATGTTACTACAATAAAAGTTGAAGATGGAAAAATAGTAGAAGCTGAGTGGAATGGAGCACATAAAGATGGTGGTACTGACAAAGTAACTAGATCAGAATCAGGTGAATATGGAATGGTAGAGCATGGTGGAGCACAAGCACCATGGGCAGAACAAGCTGAGAAAGCTGAAGCGTACTTAATAGAAAAACAAGATCCAACAGCTATAGAGTATTCAAATGATGAAGGAGCAACTGATGCAATATCAGGAGTATCAATTAAAGTTAAGTCTTTCTTTGACCTTGCAGAAAAAGCTTTAAAGAGTGATCCAGTTGGTGAAGGTCAATATAAAGATGGAAATTATACAGCTGAAGAAGAAGATTTTAGCGAAGAAAGTGGTTGGAAAGCTACAGCTAACCTTACAGTAATAAATGGATATATAGTTGCAGCTGATTGGGATGCTGTAAGTAAAGATGCACCTAAAGATGATGATGGAAATGAAAAGACAAAAGATCAAGTATCAGCAGATGGTGAATATGGAATGGTTGAAAATGGTGGAGCACAAGCATCATGGGTTGAGCAAGCAGATAAAGTTGAAGCATACTTAATAGAAAAGCAAGATCCAACAGCTATAGAGTATTCAAATGATGAAGGAGCAACTGATGCAATATCAGGAGTATCAATTAAAGTTAAATCTTTCTTTGAACTAGCTGAAAAAGCATTAGAAAGTGCAAAATAA
- a CDS encoding SHOCT domain-containing protein, protein MDGFMDTGFHDMMNLGSRLSSWFIIYDIIKLIIIVIVVIVLVKMFINNSKNNNSNRAIDILKERYASGEISEEEYNNKLKNLKS, encoded by the coding sequence ATGGATGGATTTATGGATACTGGATTTCATGATATGATGAATCTTGGATCAAGATTAAGTAGTTGGTTTATTATTTATGATATTATTAAACTAATTATAATAGTTATAGTAGTAATAGTTTTAGTAAAGATGTTTATAAATAATTCTAAAAATAATAACTCAAATAGAGCAATAGATATTTTAAAAGAAAGATACGCATCTGGAGAAATAAGTGAAGAAGAATATAACAATAAATTGAAAAATTTAAAGTCATAA
- a CDS encoding peptidoglycan DD-metalloendopeptidase family protein, with protein sequence MNFRKISAVLCAAILLNASFVYADVDSKKGDLNKTQQEMNKVKDDLNNTKKEKKSVEGELKELESKISNASSDISSLENNISNVRTNIENSKKEIEESQKSIDAKNELVNKRLRAMYKNGNNVSYLHILLSAESIGEFIETFDTIRKVTDNDHELLKEMEKEKKIVEAKKDKLVSQEKQLKLQTVKLKEKKQELELASRSKNEIVKELDQSIQVSEEQYKELQEDSQKIAQEIRSLEEEARRKLEAKKKAEEEARRKAEQEQANKENQGNQGNDNSSNTNSKPPVESTRAYKWPVPGHNRVTSPFGNRTHPIFGTVRMHTGIDIGAPSGSTVVATRDGIVLSSGWKGGYGKTVMVTHDNGTTSLYAHNSSLLVSPGQFVRQGQAIARIGSTGNSTGPHLHFEIRVNGNYRNPLSYVR encoded by the coding sequence GTGAATTTCAGAAAAATATCTGCTGTATTATGTGCAGCTATACTACTTAACGCATCATTTGTTTATGCTGATGTAGATAGTAAAAAAGGTGATTTAAATAAAACTCAACAAGAAATGAATAAGGTTAAAGACGATTTAAATAATACGAAAAAAGAAAAGAAAAGTGTAGAAGGTGAATTAAAGGAATTAGAATCTAAAATAAGTAATGCAAGTTCAGATATAAGTTCATTAGAAAATAACATATCTAATGTTAGAACTAATATAGAGAACAGTAAAAAGGAAATTGAAGAGTCTCAAAAAAGCATAGATGCTAAAAATGAATTAGTAAACAAAAGGTTAAGAGCAATGTATAAGAATGGTAACAATGTAAGCTATTTACATATTCTTTTGTCTGCTGAATCTATAGGAGAATTTATTGAAACGTTTGATACAATAAGGAAAGTAACTGATAATGATCATGAACTTTTAAAAGAAATGGAAAAAGAGAAAAAAATAGTAGAAGCAAAAAAAGATAAATTGGTTTCACAGGAAAAACAACTAAAGCTTCAAACAGTTAAATTAAAAGAAAAAAAGCAAGAACTTGAATTAGCATCTAGAAGCAAAAATGAAATAGTAAAAGAACTAGACCAAAGCATTCAAGTAAGTGAAGAGCAATATAAAGAATTACAAGAAGATTCTCAGAAAATAGCTCAAGAAATTAGAAGTTTAGAAGAAGAAGCAAGAAGAAAGTTAGAAGCTAAGAAAAAAGCTGAAGAAGAAGCAAGAAGAAAAGCTGAGCAAGAACAAGCAAATAAGGAAAACCAAGGAAATCAAGGAAATGATAATTCATCTAATACTAATTCAAAGCCTCCTGTTGAATCAACAAGAGCTTATAAGTGGCCAGTACCTGGACATAATAGGGTAACATCACCTTTTGGTAATAGAACTCATCCTATTTTTGGGACAGTGCGAATGCATACAGGTATAGATATTGGAGCTCCAAGTGGATCTACAGTAGTAGCAACTAGAGATGGTATAGTTCTTTCCTCAGGTTGGAAAGGTGGATACGGAAAAACTGTTATGGTAACGCATGATAATGGTACAACCTCTCTATATGCACATAATTCTTCTCTTTTAGTCAGTCCTGGACAATTTGTAAGACAAGGACAAGCAATAGCAAGAATAGGAAGTACAGGAAATTCAACAGGACCACATTTACACTTTGAAATTAGAGTAAATGGAAATTATAGAAATCCATTAAGTTATGTAAGATAA
- a CDS encoding MutS-related protein, translating to MIKKIKNIFKKKKKLTYNINRKRNFKTIELMFNSIKKENDFVDHSTWADLNMNKVYSNIDRTLTTPGEQKLYSILREPLYDKEKLEKRGEVISIFDRYNDFRRDVHEELNRIERTDDDIIYILKEGLETNFIMKIIYNLFTIFSVLSIVSIFLIPNFRSNAILILGVISSLNMFLHYSAGRKIGDKIETIEYTGNMIKVSGSLLNVLENRLPNYCEKINRLYKTTRKIGKKSKMITTVEGLDVFADYINILFLVKERNYFSIVDQVEKYNKEIIELYNLIGEIDAYVSISLYRDNLEYYTIPKFTYEKRVMKSKDVIHPLLEDPIPNDVNFEKGGMVLTGSNMSGKSTFLRIIGVNVILSQTIYTVLAKEYISSFYRVVSSISLQDNIGEGKSYYFAEAEAILRMINSTESEVTTLALIDEIFKGTNPVERINAAAEILNYIDKQNAFTVVATHDLNLIPLIHNYIRYYFMENMTDEGMEFDYKLRKGISPTRNAVKILKFIGYPKDLLENIDKRLEKIE from the coding sequence ATGATAAAAAAGATTAAAAATATATTTAAAAAGAAAAAGAAATTAACATATAATATAAATAGAAAAAGAAATTTTAAAACTATTGAATTAATGTTTAATAGCATTAAAAAAGAAAATGACTTTGTAGATCATAGTACTTGGGCAGACTTAAATATGAATAAAGTATATTCAAATATTGATAGAACTCTTACAACCCCAGGAGAGCAAAAATTGTATTCTATTCTGAGGGAACCTTTATATGATAAAGAAAAATTAGAGAAAAGAGGAGAGGTTATATCTATATTTGATAGGTATAATGATTTTAGAAGAGATGTTCACGAAGAATTAAATAGAATTGAAAGAACAGATGATGATATTATTTATATATTAAAAGAAGGTTTAGAAACTAATTTTATAATGAAAATAATCTACAATTTATTTACTATATTTTCTGTTTTAAGCATAGTATCCATATTTTTAATTCCAAACTTTAGAAGTAATGCTATTTTAATTCTTGGAGTTATATCTTCACTGAATATGTTTTTACATTACAGTGCAGGTAGAAAAATAGGAGATAAAATAGAAACTATTGAATATACAGGTAATATGATAAAGGTAAGTGGCAGTTTATTAAATGTATTGGAGAATAGACTTCCTAATTATTGTGAAAAAATTAATAGATTATATAAAACCACTAGAAAAATAGGTAAGAAATCAAAAATGATTACAACTGTTGAAGGTTTAGATGTATTTGCAGATTATATAAACATACTATTTTTAGTAAAAGAAAGAAACTATTTTTCAATTGTAGATCAGGTAGAAAAATATAATAAAGAAATAATAGAATTATATAATTTGATAGGTGAAATAGATGCATATGTTTCAATATCATTATATAGAGATAATTTAGAGTATTATACGATACCTAAATTTACTTATGAAAAAAGGGTAATGAAATCAAAGGATGTAATTCATCCACTTCTTGAAGATCCTATACCAAATGATGTAAACTTTGAAAAAGGAGGAATGGTTTTAACAGGTTCAAATATGAGTGGTAAATCAACATTTTTAAGAATAATAGGTGTAAACGTTATATTATCACAGACGATATATACAGTTTTAGCTAAAGAATATATATCATCATTTTATAGGGTAGTTAGTTCTATTAGTCTACAAGATAATATTGGGGAAGGAAAAAGCTATTACTTTGCTGAAGCAGAAGCAATATTAAGGATGATAAACTCAACTGAAAGTGAAGTTACAACACTTGCTTTGATTGATGAAATATTTAAAGGTACAAATCCAGTTGAAAGGATAAATGCAGCAGCTGAAATATTGAACTATATTGACAAACAAAATGCATTTACTGTTGTTGCAACACATGATTTAAATTTAATTCCACTTATACATAATTACATAAGATATTATTTCATGGAAAATATGACAGATGAAGGAATGGAATTTGATTATAAACTTAGAAAAGGTATATCTCCCACAAGAAATGCTGTTAAAATATTAAAATTTATTGGTTACCCAAAAGATCTTTTAGAAAATATTGATAAAAGATTAGAGAAAATAGAATAG
- the msrA gene encoding peptide-methionine (S)-S-oxide reductase MsrA, whose protein sequence is MKKIVLAGGCFWGVEEYISRINGVTDTEVGYANGNRKYPTYEQVCTGTTGHAEAVKVEYDENNLPLYTLLKKFFSIIDPTIENRQGPDRGTQYRTGIYYIDENEKDTILKVVQEEQKKYHKKIVTEIEPLNSFYEAEEYHQDYLKKNPNGYCHIDLS, encoded by the coding sequence ATGAAAAAAATTGTTTTAGCTGGAGGTTGTTTTTGGGGTGTTGAAGAATATATTAGTAGAATAAACGGAGTAACTGATACTGAGGTTGGATATGCAAATGGTAACCGTAAATATCCTACTTATGAACAAGTATGTACAGGTACTACTGGCCATGCAGAAGCTGTTAAAGTAGAGTATGATGAGAATAATTTACCTTTATACACTCTTTTAAAAAAGTTTTTTAGTATCATTGATCCAACAATTGAAAATAGACAAGGTCCTGATAGAGGTACTCAATATAGAACTGGAATTTATTATATAGATGAAAATGAAAAAGATACTATTTTAAAAGTAGTTCAAGAAGAACAAAAAAAATACCATAAAAAAATTGTAACAGAAATAGAACCTCTAAATTCATTTTATGAAGCTGAAGAATATCATCAAGATTATTTGAAAAAAAATCCTAATGGTTATTGTCATATAGATTTAAGCTAA
- a CDS encoding DUF421 domain-containing protein, whose protein sequence is MDFIWNSLILLISGVFFLRISGRKSISQMTIAHTIIMISIGSLIVQPIAEKSVTKTVIIAGIFILFTIILEFLQLKLNFMEKIITGKSIIVIDNGNIDEDNLKKLRLTVDQLEMRLRQQGISQIDYIKSATIEPNGQLGYELKREYRPLTVGDFEKIICSQDNKNKVTNNNIFSEVKYKHMNNTENKKLK, encoded by the coding sequence ATGGATTTTATATGGAATTCATTAATACTATTAATTTCAGGTGTATTTTTCTTGAGGATATCAGGCAGAAAGTCAATTTCACAAATGACTATAGCTCATACAATTATAATGATTTCTATAGGTTCTCTGATAGTGCAACCTATAGCAGAAAAAAGTGTAACAAAAACAGTTATTATAGCAGGTATATTTATATTATTTACTATAATATTAGAATTTTTACAACTTAAATTAAACTTTATGGAAAAGATAATTACAGGTAAATCAATTATTGTAATTGATAATGGAAATATTGATGAAGATAATTTAAAGAAGTTAAGATTAACTGTTGATCAATTAGAAATGAGGCTTAGACAACAAGGTATCTCACAAATAGATTATATCAAGAGTGCAACTATAGAACCTAATGGTCAATTAGGATATGAACTTAAAAGAGAATATAGACCTTTAACAGTAGGAGATTTCGAAAAAATAATATGTTCTCAAGATAATAAAAATAAAGTCACAAATAATAATATATTTTCAGAAGTAAAATATAAACATATGAACAATACTGAAAATAAAAAATTAAAATAA
- a CDS encoding MFS transporter, whose protein sequence is MKNKNSKEQINIILYLTGKVVSLLGTHIYTFAISLYILRTTGSGTSFALSILLSMVPRIILSPIAGSIADKRDRKKIVVSLDILSGIIVLGLVAISSIYGLKLVFIYTTTFLLSVVNTFFDVTIGAAIPNLVSDKKLVKINSYTQASTSLSAIMGPILGGLAYGLVSLKLFLIINGFSFICSAISEFFINFKYNIRDNNEQDEESEDTEISEGIKSLFKQINEGVQFIRDIKPIYSLMKFALLFNLLINSTLAVIMPFIINDTLKMSSTQFGVIEGSFSLGVLVTSIIVGNLPEREKKFKILVIGTAMMGLMLIFIGVPTIGGLKYLNNQIHFIYFIIVMMTFSIFMILVNIPISVAMQRMTPDKMMGRVMGTMNTLAGGIAPLGVIISGLLLDSVKPYIIPIISGSIIIIASLIMSKNKNLKDF, encoded by the coding sequence ATGAAAAATAAAAATTCAAAAGAGCAAATTAATATTATTTTATACCTAACAGGGAAAGTAGTATCTCTGTTAGGTACACATATATACACTTTTGCAATTTCTTTATATATTTTAAGAACAACTGGGTCAGGTACTTCATTTGCTCTTAGTATTTTATTAAGCATGGTACCTAGAATAATTTTAAGTCCCATAGCTGGTTCTATAGCAGATAAAAGAGATAGGAAGAAAATAGTTGTTAGTTTAGATATTTTAAGTGGTATTATTGTACTTGGTTTAGTTGCTATATCATCTATATATGGTTTGAAGTTAGTGTTCATTTATACTACTACTTTTTTATTATCAGTAGTTAATACTTTTTTTGATGTAACTATAGGTGCAGCAATACCTAATTTAGTATCAGATAAGAAATTGGTTAAAATAAATTCTTATACTCAAGCTTCTACATCTTTATCAGCTATTATGGGACCGATATTAGGAGGTTTAGCATATGGATTAGTATCTTTAAAGTTATTTTTAATAATCAATGGTTTTTCTTTTATATGTTCAGCAATTTCTGAATTTTTTATTAATTTTAAATATAATATAAGAGACAATAATGAACAAGATGAAGAAAGTGAAGATACAGAGATTTCAGAAGGAATAAAATCTTTATTTAAACAAATAAATGAAGGGGTGCAATTTATAAGAGATATTAAGCCCATATATTCTCTTATGAAATTTGCTTTGCTTTTTAATTTATTAATAAACTCTACTTTAGCAGTAATTATGCCGTTTATAATTAATGATACACTTAAAATGTCTTCTACACAATTTGGAGTTATTGAAGGGTCATTTTCTTTAGGAGTTTTGGTAACTTCTATTATCGTAGGAAATCTTCCAGAAAGAGAAAAAAAATTTAAAATATTAGTAATTGGAACTGCTATGATGGGATTAATGCTCATATTTATAGGTGTTCCTACAATTGGTGGATTGAAGTATCTAAACAATCAAATACATTTTATATATTTTATAATAGTGATGATGACTTTTTCAATATTTATGATATTAGTAAATATTCCAATATCAGTTGCTATGCAAAGGATGACTCCAGACAAAATGATGGGAAGAGTTATGGGGACTATGAATACATTGGCTGGAGGTATAGCGCCATTAGGTGTTATAATTTCTGGATTATTATTAGATTCAGTTAAACCTTATATTATACCTATAATATCTGGTAGTATAATTATTATAGCATCTTTAATAATGAGTAAAAATAAAAATTTAAAAGATTTTTAA
- the wrbA gene encoding NAD(P)H:quinone oxidoreductase, with translation MKILVVFHSMYGHVKQMAEAVAEGAKEIDGSEVKIVKVRETLSDDILEKMGCKDSVKQMSTEYDEATLEDLEEADAIIFGTPTRYGNMSAQMKAYLDSTVSLWSKGALVGKVGGVFTSTATQHGGQESTILSFHTVLLHHGMLISGLPYTFEGLSQVDKISGGTPYGASTIAGGDGGLSPTDVDLEGAKFQGRHIAEITKKLKQ, from the coding sequence ATGAAAATATTAGTTGTATTTCATTCTATGTATGGTCACGTAAAGCAAATGGCTGAAGCAGTAGCAGAAGGTGCAAAAGAAATTGATGGCTCTGAAGTAAAGATAGTAAAGGTTAGAGAGACACTTTCTGATGATATATTAGAAAAAATGGGTTGTAAGGATAGTGTAAAACAAATGTCTACTGAATATGATGAAGCAACCTTAGAAGATTTAGAAGAAGCTGATGCTATAATTTTTGGAACTCCTACAAGATATGGTAATATGAGTGCACAAATGAAAGCATATTTAGATAGCACAGTTAGTCTTTGGTCAAAAGGAGCATTAGTAGGAAAAGTTGGTGGAGTATTTACTTCTACAGCAACTCAACATGGAGGTCAAGAATCTACTATACTTAGTTTTCATACAGTTTTATTGCATCATGGAATGCTTATTAGTGGACTTCCTTATACTTTTGAAGGTTTATCCCAAGTAGATAAAATATCTGGAGGAACTCCTTATGGAGCATCTACTATAGCAGGAGGAGATGGTGGATTATCACCTACAGATGTAGATTTAGAAGGGGCTAAGTTTCAAGGTAGACATATAGCTGAAATAACAAAAAAATTAAAACAATAA